A stretch of the Vigna radiata var. radiata cultivar VC1973A chromosome 9, Vradiata_ver6, whole genome shotgun sequence genome encodes the following:
- the LOC106774181 gene encoding omega-3 fatty acid desaturase, chloroplastic, whose product MATWVLSECGLRPLPPVFPRPTRPIVCQKPSKFRFFNTIKGVADLKLQPRGFTSCNYRERRWELGVSAPLKVATSEGEEESVNGVNGVEEELPEFDPSAPPPFKLADIRAAIPKHCWVKDPWKSMSYVVRDVIVVFALAAAAAYLNNWIVWPLYWAAQGTMFWALFVLGHDCGHGSFSNNPKLNSVAGHLLHSSILVPYHGWRISHRTHHQNHGHVENDESWHPLPEKIFNSMDNVTRTLRFKVPFPLLAYPIYLWNRSPGKTGSHFDPNSDLFVPSERKDVITSTICWTAMAALLVGLGFVMGPVQLLKLYGIPYVLFVMWLDLVTYLHHHGHEDKLPWYRGEEWSYLRGGLTTIDRDYGWINNIHHDIGTHVIHHLFPQIPHYHLIEATEAAKPVLGQYYREPKKSSPLPFYLIGELLTSMKKDHFVSDTGDIVYYQTDPTISNSSTSQ is encoded by the exons ATGGCAACTTGGGTTTTATCAGAATGTGGTTTAAGGCCTCTTCCTCCTGTATTTCCACGGCCAACACGGCCCATTGTGTGCCAAAAGCCTTCaaagtttagattttttaaCACAATTAAGGGAGTGGCAGATCTGAAGCTCCAACCAAGAGGGTTTACAAGTTGCAACTACAGGGAGAGAAGGTGGGAATTGGGAGTGAGTGCACCACTGAAGGTTGCCACCAGCGAGGGAGAAGAAGAAAGTGTCAATGGCGTTAATGGGGTTGAAGAGGAGCTACCTGAATTTGACCCTAGTGCACCACCACCCTTCAAATTGGCAGATATCAGGGCTGCCATTCCCAAACACTGCTGGGTGAAGGACCCTTGGAAGTCCATGAGTTATGTAGTGAGAGATGTCATTGTGGTTTTTGCGTTGGCTGCTGCTGCAGCTTATCTCAACAACTGGATAGTTTGGCCTCTCTACTGGGCTGCTCAGGGAACCATGTTCTGGGCCCTCTTTGTTCTTGGTCATGATTG TGGTCATGGAAGCTTTTCAAACAATCCCAAGCTGAACAGTGTTGCCGGGCACTTGCTGCATTCATCAATTCTAGTTCCATATCATGGATG GAGAATCAGTCATAGAACACATCACCAAAATCATGGCCATGTTGAAAATGATGAATCCTGGCACCCG TTGCCAGAGAAAATTTTCAACAGCATGGACAATGTAACACGCACTTTAAGATTTAAAGTACCTTTTCCATTGCTTGCATATCCCATCTACCTT TGGAACAGGAGTCCTGGGAAGACTGGTTCTCATTTTGATCCAAACAGTGATTTGTTTGTCCCAAGTGAGAGAAAAGATGTTATCACTTCAACAATTTGTTGGACAGCTATGGCTGCCTTGCTTGTAGGTTTGGGATTTGTGATGGGTCCAGTTCAATTGCTTAAGCTTTATGGCATTCCCTATGTG CTTTTTGTTATGTGGTTGGATTTGGTGACTTATTTGCATCACCATGGCCACGAAGACAAATTACCTTGGTATCGTGGAGAG GAATGGAGCTACCTTAGGGGTGGCCTTACAACTATTGATCGTGACTATGGATGGATCAATAACATTCACCATGACATTGGAACCCATGTCATTCATCACCTTTTCCCTCAAATACCACACTATCACTTAATAGAAGCA ACTGAGGCAGCTAAACCAGTTCTTGGTCAATATTACCGGGAGCCAAAGAAGTCCAGCCCTCTTCCATTTTACCTCATTGGAGAATTGCTAACAAGCATGAAGAAAGACCATTTTGTCAGTGACACTGGGGATATTGTGTACTATCAAACAGATCCTACAATTAGTAACTCATCTACATCACAGTAA